The Candidatus Bathyarchaeota archaeon genomic interval CGATGCTAACGGCTGCTACAGCATGCCCTGGCTACCTGACATTCCAGGCAAATACACAGTAATCGCAACCTTTGCTGGCTCTGAATCATACTACCCCTCACACGCACAAACCGCATTCAACGTAGACGAAGCAGTACCTACCACAGCTCCAACAGAAACTCCACAATCAGTCGCAGACGCATACTTCGTTCCCGCAATTGCTGGTCTATTCGTCTTGGTTATCGTCGGTTTCATCGTTTTAGCTCTGCTGCTGCTCAGAAAACACGCATAAACTAAACCAAACAAATCTTCCCTTTCTTTCTTTTTTTCAATAAAATTTTTTGTGATCTTTTAAAATCAGTATGCTTTGTGGCTGTTAGGAGATGCTATTTAGTGCTGTCTCCCGAATCAATTATATACTCAATGCTCCCAGAATTAGTTGAAGAGTTAGCTGGAGAGAGGTCCGTGAAGAAGAAAGTCACGGTTAGATTCATATTCGCAGCGGTACAGGGTATACTGACCATTGCAACTCTGTTTCTTGCGGTGCTTTTGTACTTCAACGTCTTAAGCATCCCTACCGCGTTAGGTATACCTGCTGGAGCCTTGAACTTTTACATTGTTATGTTTACAATCTTTGGCGTGACTTTTCTGATTAGCGCATTATTCCTGCTTTATGATTGGTGGGAGACATGATTACCGAAAGCCAAACCCGGAAAAAAACGTCCAAGCCCATCGGTTTATTTGACATAGTTATGGCTGGACTCAGCGGCGCGATAGGCTTCGAGATTTTCGTGCTCCTCGACTACGCCTACTTCCACCTAGCTGGACCCGACATGCTAATCGCTTTGGCATTAGGTGGACTCATAAACTTTCTAGTAATGCTCAGTTACAGCGAGCTATCATCAGCCATGCCTAAAGCTGGAGGCGAATACACCTACATAAAAACCGCTTACGGCGGCTACGTCAGCTTTATCTTCGGATGTTTGCGATGGCTCGCCAGCATCTTCGCCGCCTCTCTAGCTGCTGTGGCGTTTGTTTTGCAACTCTCCTATCTTTTCTCAGCTGTCTCGCCCCAACTTCAAACAGCTGTAATGGATCAAGCATGGCTTATTTCTCTTATCCTCGTTTTAGTAATGGGCATCCTCGAAGTAAGAGGCGTCAGACAAGTCGGTAACATCGTGGTTTTAGCCTTCATTTTGCTCTTTGCTGGTTTTATCATCGGCGGCTTTTTTGAAGGCATCAACACCATAAACCTTCAAGCGTCAACGTTGCCAACCGGCGTCTCAGGGATATTCGCCGCGATAGTCTACGTGTTTCCTATGTTTATTGGAACACGCGCTATAGTTGCCAATGCGCCCTCGTCAAAAAGTGAAAGAGACATCTCCCGTGGGCTTCTCCTTTCTGCCCTGATGATAATTCCCATCTACATCCTACTTGCCTTCGTCGCGGTAAGCACCGTATCTCCCCAAGATGCGCTAGCGCAAACTCCCCTTCTAACATTTGCAGCAGGCAAAGTATTCGGCAGTTACGGTAGCATAATCTTCGCCATAGCAGGCATGACAGCTTGTCTATCCGCAATCGGTACCTCGCTGTCAGTTCAATCCAGCATCGCCCGAGGTATGAGCCGAGACGGTTACTTCCCCAAAATCCTCCTCTCAATTCACTCAAAATTTGGAACCTACCACATTGCAGCCATAGTGGGCGTAGTTTTCATCATGTTCTTAAGCACTTTGGGCGCTGTGCCCTTCTTAGGCTACGCGGCTAGCTTTGGTTCCCTTTTGGTCTTTGCCCTTGTTAACCTCTCACTGATACGGCTAAGAAAAACAAAGCCCTACATGAACCGACCGTTTAAAACGCCTCTATATCCCTTTGTTCCCCTTCTGGGTTTGGTTATTTCTATCGCCTTAATGTTCGTTCCCATCCTGATAGGAGACGGAAACGCCATCGATGCTTTATTCTCCAGCCTTGGACTAACTGGCATAGTTATGGTAAGCTACTATCTGCGCATGGTGGGTCGCTACCGAGCGCAAATAGCTTTAGGCGGCATCGGCATCGGCGTAGGCTTCTTACTTGCGGTTTCTGCTGTGCTCAGCGTAGGCTCAGTCGTTGACTTCTTGCCCTTTTTGCCCAGCTACATTCAACTCGTGCTAGCCGTTGTCTTAATCATAACTGGCTTCTTCAACGTAACCGCGCACATCAAAAGAAAAACAGAGAATTCTGAGGCACAGTCATCCGAGGGTTTACGAGACCGCCTCGCTAAACTCTTCAAATTCTCGACTTGACAGCCAATCCTGCTCTTTTAACTTACCCAAACCTTCCAAAATTGCCTCTTGGTTTTTTCCTTGGAGCATGTTGGTTTTGAGGCATGCCTCGAAAGTTTCACGGCTAAACACGACGTCCTCGTCAAGCAGCTTGATGAAGTTGTTGAGAATCAGAATGGTTTTTTTGTACCTCAGTTGGAAGAACTGTGAGATTTTTGTTTTCCCCAAACTTTTTAGACGCGCACTAAAACCGCCGCTGCTAACCACGGAGGGCGCAACGTATCCGTAGCGTTTTTGGGCTTTTGCTTGATAGCAGGCTAAATAGAGCGGCATGTAGATGAGGCTGTACTCTTGTCTTTTCTGTTTGACGCTTAACGCGTCGAACTCTATTACTATTCGCTCCCTGTTTTTAGCTAATTCATCGACTTTGACGATAATGTTTGACGTTAATTCTTCAATCTTCTCGATTTCATTCTGGTAAACCTTGACTTCCGCGTCTCTAGCAGCTTCAACCTCATACAAATCCCGTTTAGCTTCATTGATTTCAGAATCGTTTTTCTGCTTAAGCTGAAACAGCTCGTTTTTGCGGTCATCCTCAACGCTGAGGATTTCCTTTTTTAGCTGTTTTAGATTTGAATCCAACTCTGGACGTTTATCTTTGAGTTCACTGCGTTTCTCTTTCCATTTTCCTTCAGCAGTATCGTCCTTATTGATGGCGGCAGTTTTTATTTCCGACTCCACCCGTTCAATATCTGCCTCTAAAAGCTCTTTGCTCTTCTCGAACTTGACAACTTCCGTCTGAAGAGCAGTTATCTTCACCCCATAATTAGAGGAGATTTCTTTGACCTCGTTAGTGTAAGCCTTGTTTAACTTGGCCACACTATCATCCACGACAGCCTTGACCTTCTTGATTTTGGCACCGAACTTTTCCTCAGTTAACCTTATCTGTTCCCGTAAATCAAATTGCGCTTCTTGGCTTCTCAGGTTCAGTAGCTTAATTATTTCGCTTAGGTCGGCGATGTCTTCTAAAAACTTTAGCCTCTGATTTTCCACTTTTTCAAGCATATCGATAATCGCGTCTTTATCTTTAGAGGGCGAGACAAAAACAGCGTCCGTTACAGGTACAGTTTTTTGTTTTGCCTCTTTAGAATACTCAAGAAATTCCTCTGTGAACTCAGCGTCGTTGAGTAGTCCTTCTATTTCGAGTTTTTTTTCCTCGTTGGAGATTTGGAAGTAGTTTTGGTTGTCTGAGAGAAAATTTAGATGTATATGATAATCTGTCTTTTTCCCGTTGAGATTGGTCTTGAATGATTTGAGGTCAGGTAGCACCGAGTAGGGGATGATGTGGGCGGCAGCGTTTAATCCGTCTATGAGAAAGGTTAGCTCCCTGAAGGGAACCAGCCAAAAGGGATAGAAAACTTTTGATACGAAAACAAGTTTTTCACCGCTTTGTTTTCTGAGAAATCCTCCCCCTTTTTCTCTGCTCATTTCTGCAAAACAGAATACTGCGGCTTTCTCAAGGTTCTCGTCTACGTCTTCATCTTCTCTTGATGAGATTGCGAAGGGCAGAATGTTCTTTTCATTTAAGTATGACAAAGCGCTAACCCGTAAGTGTTTCTAGCAGCTAGACCGAATTTAAAATTTACTGATAATTGTGGAAGGACGGTTTAGTACAAAAAAGTTTTAACTACCGCAATACTTACCAATAGCCGGCCACCTGAAGGGAAATTTATGTCATCTGAGGAAGAGAACCGGGAAGTTACGGTTAGAGCACCTTCAAAACCAGTTGTTTCTCCAGAAAAAAGAGAGGAGAAAACCACTCAGAAAGCGCTAGAAGAAGAACGCTTTGGAGTGCTACAGTTTCCCAAAAAAATCAGCCGCTACCTTGGATATGCCTGCACCGTGTTGGGTCTTGTACTTCTAGCCCTTTTTGCTATCGAAATAAGTAGCCAAACAGGCAGCTTAATATTTTCCGCGCAAAGCGGTTCAGCGGTCGTCGGCCTCTGGGTCTTCGTTGGACTGTTTAACATAATTATCGGTTTTCTTTTTCTGGGGCGCGATTAGCCATCTCAATTTTTTGTCGTTGAAAGCCAAAAGTAACCCGCAGAAGACATCCAAAAAACCAATGAACGCTACGGCAGCCAATAAAAATTGGTTTGTGAGTAAGCTGCTGAAATCAGCTGCACCTACGGCAATTAAAACCGCTATTACCAAGGTTACAAAACCAGCGAAGGCCACAAAGCCGCCCAAGGCGGTTTTTAACCGATTCTCAGTCGTTAGGGCAGACAATTTTTATCAATTTAGGTTAGCGTGTTGAGAGCAATAACTCTTTTGCTAATCACTATAGCCGTAAGGCTTGTTATGGGACTTGACTCTCAATCAGAACTGTTGAAGAATGGGAAACAACTCTTCAATAGCGTCCTAAATGTTGCTCGCTCATAGAGGCGTGTTGATGGCAGCTGAGTTATGCGACTATAAGTCTTGGGCCCGGAGTTTTTTCGGTGATAACTGGGCTTATTTTTTGGCAAATCATGAGCAGCGAGTTTTGAGTTACGTTCAGCAGGTTTCTTCCTTGTTCGGTTAGTTTGTATTCTTTTCGTGGTCTTTCGGAGTTCATGTTCCAGGCACTTTCGATGTAGCCGCTCTTTTCTAGTTGCCCAAGAAGTGGATATATGGTGCTGGGGCCGAAGTAGATGCCGAAGTTTTTGCGGATAGTTGTGATTAGCTGGTAGCCGTGCATAGCGTTCTTCTCTAAGTATTGGAGGATAATCATGTCTAGGAGGCCTTTTGCAAGTTTTGATTGAGCTTTATTTACGTTTTTTGGGTTCATTTTTGATCGTCACCGTTTGTTGTGTATCTTAATTCTCGCTAAATTAGTAAATAAAGGGTTTTACATACCCTAAGCATATTAAAAACGGATTTGTACAACACAAATACACCTTACAACATGGAATACTACACAAAAACGAATACTGTGCCAAACAAAATAAGCCAAAAACAAAACTGTACAACATAAATACACAAAATTGGCGTGTCAAGGAAAAATTATGGCTGCAACGGGGTGGGCGCGGACCATTAAGCAGATGAAAACGGTGTTTATTTGTTGTTGCAGTACTCTTCAATTTTTTCCGCGGCTTTTTTGGCGAACGCTACCGCTTCAATGACTGTTTTGGGGCCAGTCACAATATCGCCTGCCGCAAATACTCCATCTTCTGATGTCCTGCCAAACTCATCG includes:
- a CDS encoding APC family permease, with the protein product MITESQTRKKTSKPIGLFDIVMAGLSGAIGFEIFVLLDYAYFHLAGPDMLIALALGGLINFLVMLSYSELSSAMPKAGGEYTYIKTAYGGYVSFIFGCLRWLASIFAASLAAVAFVLQLSYLFSAVSPQLQTAVMDQAWLISLILVLVMGILEVRGVRQVGNIVVLAFILLFAGFIIGGFFEGINTINLQASTLPTGVSGIFAAIVYVFPMFIGTRAIVANAPSSKSERDISRGLLLSALMIIPIYILLAFVAVSTVSPQDALAQTPLLTFAAGKVFGSYGSIIFAIAGMTACLSAIGTSLSVQSSIARGMSRDGYFPKILLSIHSKFGTYHIAAIVGVVFIMFLSTLGAVPFLGYAASFGSLLVFALVNLSLIRLRKTKPYMNRPFKTPLYPFVPLLGLVISIALMFVPILIGDGNAIDALFSSLGLTGIVMVSYYLRMVGRYRAQIALGGIGIGVGFLLAVSAVLSVGSVVDFLPFLPSYIQLVLAVVLIITGFFNVTAHIKRKTENSEAQSSEGLRDRLAKLFKFST
- a CDS encoding PadR family transcriptional regulator is translated as MNPKNVNKAQSKLAKGLLDMIILQYLEKNAMHGYQLITTIRKNFGIYFGPSTIYPLLGQLEKSGYIESAWNMNSERPRKEYKLTEQGRNLLNVTQNSLLMICQKISPVITEKTPGPRLIVA